Proteins from a genomic interval of Candidatus Acidulodesulfobacterium ferriphilum:
- a CDS encoding nitroreductase, whose translation MDLSDIIESRRAYRSLEKTEISEDLIKTLAQSASLSASCYNHQPWKFVFVYEDTVLKELKTALAKGNAWAQNASMIIAVLS comes from the coding sequence ATGGACTTATCAGATATAATAGAATCAAGAAGAGCTTACAGGTCGTTGGAAAAAACCGAAATAAGCGAAGACCTTATAAAGACGCTAGCCCAGTCGGCTTCGCTTTCGGCATCCTGTTATAATCATCAGCCATGGAAGTTTGTGTTCGTTTATGAAGATACGGTTCTTAAAGAATTGAAAACAGCTCTTGCGAAAGGCAACGCTTGGGCGCAGAACGCTTCTATGATAATAGCAGTTTTATCTA
- a CDS encoding type II toxin-antitoxin system VapC family toxin — MVLCDTDVMIEFFKGNVSTKNILENDILPKNIALSAITLMELYFGAKSKKELILIKKFLSAFEILKLNEEITDISLNLIEIYSKSHSLKIPDALIGATSLYYKIPLFTYNKKDFNFIKELKLY; from the coding sequence GTGGTATTATGCGATACCGATGTAATGATAGAATTCTTCAAAGGAAACGTTTCTACAAAAAACATATTGGAAAACGATATCCTGCCCAAAAATATTGCCTTAAGCGCCATCACTTTGATGGAACTCTATTTCGGGGCTAAAAGCAAAAAAGAGCTTATTCTTATTAAAAAATTCCTTTCAGCCTTTGAGATTTTAAAACTAAATGAAGAAATTACTGATATATCCTTAAATTTAATAGAAATTTATTCCAAAAGCCACAGCCTTAAAATACCCGATGCCTTAATCGGCGCCACATCCCTTTATTATAAAATACCTTTATTTACTTACAACAAAAAAGATTTTAATTTTATAAAGGAATTAAAATTATACTAA
- a CDS encoding DNA-binding protein, whose protein sequence is MDKDILIINEAAAFLRVSATTLRRYIASRQITFYKLQGKSYLEKPI, encoded by the coding sequence ATGGATAAAGATATTTTAATTATAAACGAAGCCGCCGCATTTTTAAGGGTTTCTGCTACTACTTTAAGGCGCTACATAGCTTCAAGGCAGATAACTTTCTACAAACTTCAAGGAAAATCCTATTTAGAGAAGCCGATTTAG
- a CDS encoding DUF3987 domain-containing protein, giving the protein MIYPSDVTPEAFYMVAQGRPYGTFFHGEFGGWLKSLEKSYNKGFKEFLTDVYDGFSQKKLIKGPNGTGQLYRIDEPAINILSASTIAWISENVKEADRQSGFMQRFTIFYAQQDKKEIALPISNNPPNSLVEELKELLSIKGEIKLSEEAKQIYEEFYYSENESKKRQSEIYGSFHTRLFTLVIKIAMVYCVMRKDKVIGKEDMEYAIQLKLILEKYLYSVYDKLIKDKNQETLNKILNIIADNGGTIERSKLLRYTHMLKKDFNNFIETLIERRSVAVRVEKTKTKSAVYYKIIGD; this is encoded by the coding sequence TTGATTTATCCTTCCGACGTAACGCCCGAAGCGTTTTACATGGTTGCTCAGGGTAGGCCTTACGGAACGTTTTTTCACGGAGAGTTCGGCGGATGGCTTAAATCGCTTGAGAAAAGCTACAACAAGGGATTTAAAGAATTTTTGACTGACGTTTACGACGGATTTTCCCAAAAGAAATTAATTAAAGGTCCAAACGGAACGGGACAGCTTTATAGGATAGACGAACCAGCTATTAATATCTTGAGCGCTTCGACCATCGCCTGGATTTCTGAAAACGTTAAAGAAGCCGACCGCCAGAGCGGGTTTATGCAGAGGTTTACGATATTTTATGCCCAGCAGGATAAAAAAGAAATCGCTCTTCCTATAAGCAATAATCCGCCTAATAGTTTAGTCGAGGAGCTAAAAGAACTTTTAAGCATTAAAGGAGAAATAAAATTATCGGAGGAAGCGAAGCAAATTTACGAAGAGTTTTATTATAGCGAAAACGAATCTAAAAAAAGGCAGTCAGAAATATACGGCAGTTTTCATACGAGGCTTTTTACGCTTGTCATAAAAATTGCAATGGTTTACTGCGTTATGCGAAAAGATAAAGTTATCGGAAAAGAAGATATGGAATACGCTATACAATTAAAATTAATTCTTGAAAAATATCTTTATTCCGTTTACGACAAATTAATAAAAGATAAAAACCAGGAGACCCTGAATAAAATATTAAACATTATCGCAGACAACGGCGGGACTATCGAAAGAAGCAAACTCCTTCGTTATACGCATATGCTTAAAAAAGACTTCAACAATTTTATAGAAACATTAATTGAAAGAAGATCCGTCGCTGTGAGAGTAGAAAAAACTAAAACAAAATCCGCCGTTTATTATAAAATAATAGGCGATTAA
- a CDS encoding IS256 family transposase yields MLLCRQRCKTSVSEIVTLFKEIQKEPSKMFELIRTNIKEQVGNYISELLDIELKDHLKRNRYERSTCTDPNYRNGSYARRFCIKSIGDTAVKVPRDRKGTYKPKVLPRFKRYEDSIKEDLTLMYLTGISTRSLSLLSNKLIGRKLSPQEVSNANKELISAIEKWRTRDLSPENIKYIYLDGVNFHMRIKKIETVPVLVAIGVDINGYRSVLGFQSGDKESASSWRQFFKDLKNRGLNGSSVKLGIMDGLAGLEKVFKEEFYNSSVQRCQVHLARNVLSKVPIKHKKEVADGLRSIFYAMSKDKAMEFFKEFKNKYDKDFPSAVKSLSNSIDSSLTFFKFPQEDWISLRTTNIIERLNKEFKRRTKSMEILAGENSSYNLLAFISIKMEAAWTHNIVGKVQPNLPFYKKFTQKS; encoded by the coding sequence ATGCTTTTATGCCGACAAAGATGTAAAACCAGTGTATCAGAAATCGTAACTTTATTCAAAGAGATTCAAAAGGAACCGTCTAAAATGTTTGAGCTAATAAGGACTAATATTAAAGAACAGGTCGGCAATTACATATCGGAGCTTTTAGACATAGAACTTAAAGACCATCTTAAAAGGAATAGATACGAGCGTTCCACCTGCACTGACCCAAACTATCGCAACGGTTCCTATGCCCGCCGTTTCTGCATTAAATCAATAGGCGATACCGCTGTAAAAGTCCCAAGGGATAGAAAGGGAACTTATAAGCCTAAGGTGCTTCCCCGCTTCAAAAGATACGAAGACTCGATAAAAGAAGATCTAACCCTGATGTATTTAACCGGCATATCGACCCGCTCGTTATCCCTTTTGTCGAATAAATTAATAGGCAGGAAATTGTCTCCGCAGGAAGTATCAAACGCCAATAAAGAGCTTATTTCCGCTATCGAGAAATGGAGAACGAGGGACTTATCCCCAGAGAATATAAAATATATCTATCTTGACGGCGTTAATTTTCATATGCGGATTAAGAAAATAGAAACGGTTCCGGTACTCGTAGCCATAGGCGTAGATATTAACGGTTACCGTTCCGTTCTGGGCTTCCAGTCCGGCGATAAGGAGTCCGCCTCTTCTTGGCGGCAGTTCTTTAAAGACCTTAAAAACAGGGGCCTAAACGGCTCATCGGTTAAGCTCGGCATAATGGACGGACTTGCCGGCTTAGAGAAGGTATTTAAAGAAGAATTTTATAATTCTTCGGTTCAAAGATGCCAAGTTCATCTTGCTAGAAATGTATTATCCAAAGTGCCGATAAAGCACAAAAAAGAAGTTGCCGACGGCTTAAGGTCAATATTCTATGCCATGTCTAAAGACAAAGCTATGGAATTTTTCAAAGAATTTAAAAATAAATACGATAAGGATTTTCCGTCCGCAGTTAAGTCTTTATCCAACTCGATAGATTCTTCCCTAACATTTTTTAAATTTCCTCAAGAGGACTGGATATCGTTAAGAACAACCAACATCATAGAGAGATTAAATAAAGAATTTAAAAGAAGAACTAAATCTATGGAGATATTAGCCGGGGAAAACAGTTCATATAATCTGCTTGCATTTATATCCATAAAAATGGAAGCGGCTTGGACGCATAATATTGTCGGGAAGGTGCAGCCTAATTTGCCTTTTTATAAAAAATTTACACAAAAAAGTTGA
- a CDS encoding pyridoxamine 5'-phosphate oxidase family protein, with the protein MIINDYKTIEEILNRSSIGVLGLFDGTSPYTVPVNFVYHEKHIYLHSAESGTKIDILKQNPIVSFLVFIDRGIIPNKIPCKIGQSFKSVMITGEAAIVDDISEKRNALEAILKKCVPEGGYIGLTEEMVENYKSKLNRRTAIIKIKINEISGKERP; encoded by the coding sequence ATGATTATTAACGACTATAAAACAATTGAAGAAATCCTCAACCGTTCAAGCATAGGAGTGCTTGGACTGTTTGACGGAACGTCGCCGTATACCGTTCCGGTTAACTTTGTATATCATGAAAAGCATATCTATTTACATTCCGCGGAATCCGGGACCAAGATAGACATTTTAAAACAAAATCCAATCGTCAGCTTTTTGGTTTTTATAGACAGGGGCATTATTCCAAATAAAATTCCGTGCAAAATAGGCCAGTCTTTTAAAAGCGTTATGATAACGGGCGAAGCCGCTATCGTTGATGATATAAGCGAAAAAAGAAATGCGCTGGAAGCTATTCTTAAAAAATGTGTTCCCGAAGGCGGATATATTGGATTAACGGAAGAAATGGTCGAAAATTATAAATCCAAACTAAATAGAAGAACGGCTATTATTAAAATAAAGATAAATGAAATCAGCGGGAAAGAAAGACCGTAG
- a CDS encoding transglutaminase family protein has protein sequence MEAYLRTSKYIDFSNPAVLEKAADLTIGLKSEEKIVEACFKFVRDSIKHSWDYRLNPVTCKASDVLIHGHGYCFAKSHLLAALLRANGIPSGLCYQRLVLDIDVSSSRFTLHGFNAVYLKKYGWYRIDARGNKPGVDAHFCPPAEKLAFDILYAGERNLDGILAEPLPSVIKVLTKNKTTEQVYENLPDA, from the coding sequence ATGGAAGCGTATTTACGAACTAGCAAATATATCGATTTCAGCAATCCTGCGGTTTTAGAAAAAGCGGCGGATTTGACTATCGGACTTAAAAGCGAAGAAAAAATTGTCGAAGCCTGTTTCAAGTTTGTAAGGGATTCTATAAAACACAGCTGGGATTACAGGCTAAATCCAGTAACATGCAAAGCTTCCGATGTTTTAATACATGGGCATGGTTATTGCTTTGCTAAAAGTCATCTTTTGGCTGCTCTTTTGAGGGCTAACGGTATTCCGTCAGGTTTATGCTATCAAAGACTTGTTTTAGATATTGATGTTTCAAGTTCGCGTTTTACCCTGCACGGTTTCAATGCGGTTTATTTAAAAAAATATGGGTGGTATCGTATTGACGCCAGGGGTAATAAGCCGGGGGTAGATGCACATTTTTGTCCTCCGGCAGAAAAATTGGCGTTCGATATTCTTTACGCCGGCGAAAGGAATTTAGACGGAATTTTGGCAGAACCTTTGCCCTCCGTTATAAAAGTCTTAACTAAAAATAAAACAACCGAACAGGTTTATGAAAATCTTCCTGACGCATAA
- a CDS encoding NAD-dependent epimerase/dehydratase family protein has protein sequence MKHTILGAGGSIGNVLTYELLKNKQSVRLVSRSKYQINGADSFKADITSFNETFESVKGSDIVYLCAGLPYDYRIWVELWPKIMKNAIDACIKAKTKLVFFDNVYMYGKVDGKMTESTPYNPVSRKGEVRAKIANMLETEIKKGNIQAIIARAADLYGPHITKTSMVYVLVIEKLMQGKSAQWMLDITKPHSFTYTVDCAKGLYLLTSKEDTFNQVWHLPTFNPAINLKTFIELVAGELGINPKYSVLKKWMVKSAGVFDKKASELYEMLYQYEFDYYFDSSKFNEYFKYKPMPYGEGIKETVLFVKNSAL, from the coding sequence ATGAAACATACGATTCTCGGAGCGGGCGGTTCTATCGGAAACGTTTTAACTTATGAATTACTCAAAAACAAACAAAGCGTAAGATTAGTCTCAAGAAGTAAATATCAGATAAATGGAGCGGATTCTTTTAAGGCAGATATAACATCGTTCAATGAAACCTTTGAAAGCGTAAAAGGCTCCGATATTGTATATTTATGCGCAGGGTTGCCCTATGATTATAGGATATGGGTAGAGTTATGGCCGAAGATTATGAAGAATGCGATAGACGCATGCATAAAAGCCAAAACAAAATTAGTATTCTTCGATAACGTCTATATGTACGGAAAGGTTGACGGCAAAATGACGGAATCCACCCCGTATAATCCTGTTAGCAGAAAAGGCGAAGTGCGCGCTAAAATCGCAAACATGCTGGAAACTGAAATAAAAAAAGGCAATATTCAGGCAATTATAGCAAGGGCCGCCGATTTATACGGACCGCACATAACTAAAACAAGTATGGTTTACGTTTTGGTTATAGAAAAACTTATGCAGGGTAAAAGCGCCCAATGGATGCTCGATATTACTAAACCTCATTCATTCACATATACCGTCGATTGCGCAAAAGGACTTTATTTATTAACAAGCAAAGAGGATACTTTCAATCAGGTATGGCATTTGCCGACATTTAATCCAGCAATTAATTTAAAAACTTTTATTGAATTAGTTGCAGGCGAGTTAGGGATTAATCCCAAATATTCTGTTTTGAAAAAATGGATGGTAAAATCGGCGGGAGTTTTTGATAAAAAAGCATCCGAGTTATACGAAATGCTGTATCAATATGAATTTGATTATTATTTTGATTCGTCTAAGTTTAATGAATATTTTAAATATAAGCCTATGCCTTACGGAGAAGGCATAAAAGAAACGGTTCTATTTGTTAAAAACAGCGCATTATAA
- a CDS encoding class I SAM-dependent methyltransferase, producing MNKNEVEEHFEKQAGSYEELMVKLIPGYLEQHAIIYDLLPEGEKAYRVLDLGCGNGVLSEQVLKKYPHARIVGFDLTEEMLKAYKNKLYKYSNRFELKKGDFKTESIGNSYDIILAGLSLHHLDLEQRRNFYKTIYSALNAGGTFISRDIIIDEDEGVRTQQYELWKRFIESNGEDPEFWYSKHMQKDYPVIISEHFAWLKDAGFIKIGCHYRLFNFAVTSAMK from the coding sequence ATGAATAAAAATGAAGTGGAAGAACATTTCGAAAAACAGGCGGGCAGTTACGAAGAATTAATGGTCAAACTTATCCCTGGATATTTAGAGCAGCACGCAATTATCTACGATTTGCTTCCCGAAGGAGAAAAAGCTTATAGAGTGCTTGATTTGGGATGCGGCAACGGAGTTTTATCGGAACAGGTATTAAAAAAATATCCCCATGCCCGTATAGTCGGATTCGATTTAACGGAAGAGATGCTTAAAGCATATAAAAACAAACTTTATAAATATTCCAACAGGTTTGAATTAAAGAAAGGTGATTTTAAAACCGAATCAATCGGGAATAGCTACGATATTATCCTTGCAGGTCTTAGTCTGCATCATCTTGACCTTGAGCAAAGAAGAAATTTCTATAAAACGATTTATTCCGCATTAAACGCGGGAGGGACGTTTATATCCCGCGATATCATAATCGACGAAGACGAAGGCGTAAGAACGCAACAATACGAACTCTGGAAAAGATTTATCGAATCAAACGGAGAAGACCCGGAATTTTGGTATTCAAAGCATATGCAAAAAGACTATCCCGTTATCATTAGCGAACATTTTGCATGGCTAAAAGATGCAGGGTTTATAAAAATAGGTTGTCATTACAGGCTTTTTAATTTTGCGGTTACGTCGGCGATGAAATAA
- a CDS encoding class I SAM-dependent methyltransferase — translation MLKRWNVKSYDDNFDYVWKSGLRVIDLLSPKRGEKILDFGCGTGRLTDEIKSSGAHVKGIDISEEMIEKARNSYPYIDFEIGNIISYAENETYDGVFSNAVLHWIPLKDHVSLLKSVHALLKPQGRFVAEFDAKSNVSCIISSLDKAAGILKERNTICGDINISAKNLWYHPSVLEYKWLLENNGFNVTSIKLYERLTPLSGGEDGFAEWVRFVKGFGLLNSVPENLHEDVIEIAEDIARETLYKNGGWHADHKRIIFKALSI, via the coding sequence ATGTTAAAGCGCTGGAACGTAAAGTCCTACGACGATAACTTTGATTACGTGTGGAAAAGCGGCCTTAGAGTTATAGATTTACTCTCTCCTAAAAGAGGAGAAAAGATATTAGACTTCGGATGCGGGACGGGTCGTCTGACAGATGAAATAAAAAGTTCCGGCGCTCACGTTAAGGGTATCGACATTTCAGAAGAAATGATAGAAAAAGCAAGGAATTCATATCCCTATATTGATTTTGAAATAGGGAACATAATATCTTACGCGGAAAACGAAACATATGACGGTGTTTTTTCAAATGCCGTGCTTCACTGGATTCCCTTGAAAGACCACGTCAGTTTACTTAAATCGGTTCATGCCTTGCTTAAGCCTCAAGGAAGGTTCGTTGCCGAGTTCGATGCAAAAAGCAATGTTTCTTGTATAATTTCCTCCTTAGATAAGGCAGCCGGTATTTTAAAAGAAAGAAATACGATATGTGGAGACATAAATATTTCGGCTAAAAATCTCTGGTATCATCCATCTGTGTTGGAATATAAATGGCTTTTAGAAAATAACGGTTTTAACGTAACGAGTATCAAGCTTTACGAAAGGCTTACCCCGTTAAGCGGAGGAGAAGATGGTTTTGCGGAATGGGTAAGGTTTGTAAAGGGCTTTGGCCTGCTTAATTCTGTTCCCGAAAATCTTCATGAAGACGTCATAGAAATAGCGGAAGATATCGCGAGGGAAACGCTTTATAAAAACGGCGGGTGGCATGCGGACCATAAGCGTATAATTTTTAAGGCCTTAAGCATTTAG
- a CDS encoding restriction endonuclease has product MNPWIELSIEYANQRNYLDDLFQVYPTIPEGLREIDNYLWGKIEKSFNKRNNIELLKNLLKAELFPIKDSYVAYLKRDKSSIERNPATVDRLCGRLYEMGLDAIYNKCSEPKETNRQIGPLFRRWLNKKSLGIQPVDINEFKKTKGNAILDGSDAELSAFAKVFLNYNHNKGLDFISRFNGKYIIGEAKFLTDFGGHQNAQFNDAISTLTLKNVNAIIIAILDGVLYISGGNKMHKSLTTGLKEYNIMSALVLREFLYQI; this is encoded by the coding sequence ATGAATCCTTGGATTGAATTAAGCATAGAATACGCGAATCAGAGAAATTATTTAGATGATTTATTTCAGGTATACCCCACAATTCCTGAAGGGTTAAGAGAAATAGATAACTATCTCTGGGGTAAAATTGAGAAGTCTTTTAATAAAAGAAATAACATAGAACTATTAAAAAATCTTTTGAAGGCCGAACTCTTTCCGATAAAAGATTCTTATGTTGCTTATTTAAAAAGGGATAAATCCTCAATTGAAAGGAATCCTGCAACAGTAGACCGACTTTGCGGGAGATTGTACGAAATGGGGCTTGATGCAATTTACAATAAATGCTCTGAGCCCAAAGAAACTAATAGGCAAATCGGTCCCTTATTTAGAAGATGGTTAAATAAAAAATCCTTAGGCATCCAACCGGTAGATATTAATGAATTTAAAAAGACAAAAGGAAACGCAATTTTAGATGGAAGCGATGCCGAATTATCAGCTTTCGCAAAAGTTTTTCTAAATTACAACCATAATAAAGGTCTTGATTTTATAAGCCGGTTTAATGGTAAATATATTATTGGAGAAGCAAAATTTTTGACAGATTTTGGCGGACATCAAAATGCACAGTTTAACGATGCAATTTCTACATTAACGCTAAAGAATGTTAATGCCATTATTATTGCAATATTAGACGGCGTTTTATATATAAGTGGTGGCAATAAAATGCATAAAAGTCTAACAACGGGACTTAAGGAATATAATATTATGAGTGCATTAGTTCTAAGAGAATTTTTATATCAAATTTAA
- a CDS encoding site-specific DNA-methyltransferase, translating to MRNKLIHGNNLSILKTLLDDYQLKGKIDLIYIDPPFSTNNCYKIGSSRSNTISMNNSDDIAYTDTIVNEYFLEFLRERLVLMREMMSEKASIYLHIDYKIGHYVKIIMDEIFGKNNFRNDITRIKCNPKNFMRKAYGNIKDMILFYSKSGNNTWNEPKTSFSRQDIEKLFKKIDENGRRYTTIPLHAPGETVNGKTGKPWRDMNPPEGRHWRSEPSVLEELDKQGLIEWSKTGVPRKKIYADEKDGKRMQDIWEFKDPQHPQYPTGKNLDLLKFIIQTSSNKGDLILDSFCGSGTTLVAAQELGRNWIGIDSSEHAIKITKKNLSKIPQELFADNFEYEFLEEKTLENNYIISV from the coding sequence TTGCGTAATAAGCTTATTCACGGAAATAATTTAAGCATACTCAAAACATTGCTTGATGATTACCAACTTAAGGGCAAGATAGATTTGATTTATATAGATCCTCCGTTTTCTACAAATAACTGCTATAAAATAGGATCATCAAGGTCTAATACTATAAGTATGAATAATAGCGACGATATAGCATATACCGATACAATTGTAAACGAATATTTTCTTGAATTTTTAAGGGAGAGATTGGTTCTTATGAGGGAAATGATGTCTGAGAAGGCATCCATTTACCTTCATATAGATTATAAAATAGGACATTACGTGAAAATCATAATGGATGAAATATTCGGAAAAAATAATTTCAGAAATGATATCACAAGAATTAAATGTAATCCTAAAAATTTTATGAGAAAAGCGTACGGAAATATAAAAGATATGATTCTTTTCTATTCAAAATCCGGAAATAATACATGGAATGAACCAAAAACTTCTTTTAGCAGGCAAGATATTGAAAAATTATTTAAGAAAATAGATGAAAACGGTAGGCGATATACCACAATTCCTCTTCATGCACCTGGCGAAACCGTTAACGGAAAAACCGGCAAACCATGGCGCGATATGAATCCTCCTGAAGGTAGACACTGGAGGAGCGAACCTTCCGTTTTAGAGGAACTGGACAAGCAAGGTTTAATTGAGTGGTCTAAAACAGGGGTTCCAAGAAAAAAAATATATGCTGACGAAAAAGATGGGAAAAGAATGCAGGACATTTGGGAATTTAAAGATCCGCAACATCCTCAATACCCAACAGGAAAAAACTTAGACTTATTGAAATTTATTATTCAGACTTCCTCAAATAAAGGAGATTTGATTCTTGATTCTTTTTGTGGTTCCGGAACAACTCTGGTTGCAGCTCAGGAATTAGGGCGAAACTGGATAGGAATTGACAGTTCAGAGCATGCAATAAAAATTACTAAAAAGAACCTGTCTAAAATTCCGCAAGAACTATTTGCGGATAATTTTGAATATGAATTTTTGGAAGAAAAAACTTTAGAAAACAATTATATTATTTCAGTTTAA
- a CDS encoding toll/interleukin-1 receptor domain-containing protein yields MALNVFISYSTYDIQNAKNLAGWVSQAGAQPFISQYSLMPGTPLSPTIINKIKNCDIFLLLWSENAKNSEWVSQEIGIAVGNNKTIIPLVLHQGIYLPGFIKDLKYIDVYKDPVAATNEIYSTIAIYVKQKEQQEENIKIILGVAGAILLFVAIAGK; encoded by the coding sequence ATGGCTCTTAATGTATTTATAAGCTATTCGACATATGATATTCAAAATGCGAAAAATCTTGCCGGTTGGGTTTCTCAGGCAGGGGCACAGCCTTTTATTTCACAATATTCATTAATGCCGGGAACGCCGCTTTCACCAACTATTATAAACAAAATAAAGAACTGCGATATTTTTTTACTCCTTTGGTCGGAAAATGCAAAAAATTCTGAATGGGTTTCTCAGGAAATAGGAATAGCCGTAGGGAATAATAAAACCATTATCCCATTAGTTTTACACCAGGGTATTTATTTGCCCGGCTTCATCAAGGATCTTAAATATATTGATGTTTATAAAGATCCTGTAGCGGCTACAAATGAGATTTATTCCACGATAGCTATTTATGTTAAACAAAAAGAACAGCAAGAAGAAAATATTAAAATAATTCTCGGGGTAGCTGGGGCAATCCTTCTTTTTGTAGCGATTGCAGGAAAATAG
- a CDS encoding site-specific integrase, producing MASIYRKKGNDIWYYCITYGGKKYQGTTKTTDKQSAKLIAEAKQTDIAREKNDLPVLKKTVVNFTTAWDRYIKADSSSSSNIKNKKYLSIHFLSVFKNKDIKDITVSDIENYRLQRKVETENLPKNTDKKESQISFRTVNREISILHHFFEYCIKNGMVDKNPAAGHKKLREGKRDIYLSKEEQERLIAVASPHVKLFIGFSTLTGFRKSDVLGLKWDDVNLEDKVIRVWINKTREWKIYPLSTAATNVLKNIKKDCEYVFSYKGKRLNDIKRSFKTSVRRAGLSGKEGLTPHACRHIFVTRLTEAGVESKFIRDAAGHMSEKMSERYKHLSPNALRAKLDEAFSGDKKV from the coding sequence ATGGCTTCTATTTACCGAAAGAAAGGCAATGATATCTGGTATTACTGTATAACCTACGGCGGCAAAAAATACCAGGGAACAACTAAAACTACCGATAAGCAATCAGCAAAACTAATTGCAGAGGCAAAGCAAACCGATATAGCACGGGAAAAGAACGATTTACCTGTTTTAAAAAAGACGGTAGTAAATTTTACTACCGCATGGGATAGGTATATAAAGGCTGATTCGTCGAGCAGCAGCAATATAAAGAACAAAAAATATTTATCTATTCATTTCCTTTCTGTTTTTAAGAATAAGGACATTAAAGATATAACCGTTAGCGATATCGAAAATTACCGCCTTCAGCGAAAAGTCGAAACGGAAAACTTACCCAAAAACACTGATAAAAAAGAATCCCAAATTAGTTTCAGGACCGTCAACCGAGAAATATCCATACTTCACCATTTCTTTGAATACTGTATAAAAAATGGAATGGTTGATAAGAACCCCGCTGCTGGTCATAAAAAACTTAGGGAAGGGAAACGAGATATATATCTGTCTAAAGAGGAACAGGAGCGGTTGATAGCGGTTGCTTCTCCTCATGTGAAATTGTTTATCGGATTTTCAACTTTAACCGGTTTTAGAAAATCTGACGTCCTTGGCCTGAAATGGGATGACGTAAACCTGGAAGACAAGGTTATCCGGGTATGGATAAATAAGACGAGGGAATGGAAGATATATCCCCTTTCAACTGCGGCAACAAACGTCCTCAAGAACATAAAGAAGGACTGCGAATATGTTTTCAGTTATAAGGGCAAACGTCTTAATGATATAAAGCGCTCTTTTAAAACGTCCGTCCGCAGGGCGGGTTTATCAGGAAAGGAAGGGCTTACTCCTCATGCCTGCCGCCACATCTTCGTAACCCGCCTAACAGAGGCAGGGGTAGAGTCCAAATTTATCAGGGACGCCGCCGGGCATATGTCCGAGAAAATGTCGGAAAGATATAAGCATTTAAGCCCTAATGCTCTCAGGGCAAAGTTGGATGAAGCATTTAGCGGGGATAAAAAGGTATGA
- a CDS encoding ribulose-phosphate 3-epimerase, with amino-acid sequence MKKIAPSILSGNLLNLAAELELIKEAGADLIHIDIMDGIFVPNITAGWDLVGAIKSETDIPLDVHLMIDKPERYIDEFVKSGADILTIHQEGCIHLHRAVEKIRELGASPGVAINPSTPIAALDEILDYIDLVLIMSVNPGFSGQEFIYSSLFKIENMRKIISRRELETQVEVDGGIKVINIADVSNSGANIIVSGSGIFKTDDYKRTIMEMKEKI; translated from the coding sequence ATGAAAAAAATAGCGCCATCTATTCTTTCGGGTAATTTATTAAATTTGGCAGCCGAACTTGAATTAATAAAAGAAGCGGGCGCCGATTTAATACACATCGATATTATGGACGGTATATTTGTTCCAAATATAACCGCCGGATGGGATCTTGTCGGCGCAATAAAATCGGAAACCGATATTCCCTTAGATGTTCATTTGATGATTGATAAACCTGAAAGATATATAGACGAGTTTGTTAAGAGCGGTGCGGATATTTTGACGATACATCAGGAAGGTTGTATTCATTTGCACAGGGCTGTCGAAAAAATCAGGGAATTGGGCGCAAGCCCAGGGGTTGCGATAAATCCGTCCACGCCTATTGCGGCTTTGGACGAGATATTGGATTATATAGATTTGGTTTTAATTATGTCCGTAAATCCGGGTTTTAGCGGACAGGAATTTATATACTCGTCTTTATTTAAGATAGAAAATATGCGTAAAATCATATCGCGGCGCGAATTAGAAACACAGGTAGAGGTTGACGGCGGCATAAAGGTTATTAATATTGCCGATGTTTCTAATTCGGGAGCAAATATCATCGTCAGCGGTTCAGGTATATTTAAAACCGATGATTACAAAAGGACAATTATGGAAATGAAGGAAAAAATTTAG